A single region of the Agromyces sp. Leaf222 genome encodes:
- a CDS encoding carbohydrate ABC transporter permease translates to MTTTLGLSKGAARARGIREFAASPRAKQDHPLWFLIPALVVLVVFFFIPTVFNFVYAFTDWSSFKSEIGFVGWDNFVSLFSSGQLLGALWVTLVYAVLVAVFQNVFGLALALLLERDTPLNRGLRVAFFIPVIMSALAVGYIFQAMLKPDGAVNSIIGTVIGQPVDIAWLGSTTWTIVVVALVHAWKWMGLSMLIYLAGLKTIDGDILEAARLDGASWWTTFRSIRFPLLAPAVTFNVATALLGSMNGFDIVQATTAGGPGGTTELLNIFIFRTFGQGLFAQATTMSLVLFLLVAILAFPVIRTLRKREDVL, encoded by the coding sequence ATGACCACCACTCTTGGGCTCTCGAAGGGCGCAGCGCGCGCCCGCGGCATCCGGGAGTTCGCGGCGAGCCCGCGCGCCAAGCAGGACCACCCGCTCTGGTTCCTCATTCCCGCCCTGGTCGTGCTGGTGGTGTTCTTCTTCATCCCGACCGTCTTCAACTTCGTCTACGCCTTCACCGACTGGTCGAGCTTCAAGTCGGAGATCGGGTTCGTCGGCTGGGACAACTTCGTCTCGCTGTTCTCGAGCGGGCAGCTGCTCGGCGCACTCTGGGTGACCCTCGTCTACGCGGTGCTCGTCGCGGTCTTCCAGAACGTCTTCGGCCTCGCGCTCGCGCTGCTGCTCGAACGCGACACCCCGCTGAACCGCGGCCTCCGCGTCGCGTTCTTCATTCCCGTGATCATGTCGGCGCTCGCCGTCGGCTACATCTTCCAGGCCATGCTGAAGCCCGACGGCGCGGTCAACTCGATCATCGGCACCGTGATCGGCCAGCCGGTCGACATCGCGTGGCTCGGCAGCACGACGTGGACGATCGTCGTGGTCGCCCTCGTGCACGCCTGGAAGTGGATGGGCCTCTCGATGCTCATCTACCTCGCCGGCCTGAAGACCATCGACGGCGACATCCTCGAGGCCGCGCGGCTCGACGGCGCGAGCTGGTGGACGACGTTCCGGAGCATCCGGTTCCCGCTGCTCGCTCCCGCCGTCACGTTCAACGTCGCGACGGCCCTGCTCGGCTCGATGAACGGCTTCGACATCGTGCAGGCGACCACCGCCGGCGGGCCGGGCGGCACGACCGAACTGCTCAACATCTTCATCTTCAGGACGTTCGGACAGGGCCTGTTCGCGCAGGCGACCACGATGAGCCTCGTGCTGTTCCTGCTGGTCGCGATCCTCGCGTTCCCCGTCATCCGCACCCTTCGCAAGCGAGAGGACGTCCTCTGA
- a CDS encoding LacI family DNA-binding transcriptional regulator, with product MSAKNATIADVAARAGVSVPTVSRVLTGAARVSPAKVERVEAAIAELNFRPSAAARTLASRRSQVIAVIAGDTSRYGYAETIRGVEVAARASGYTVMITVVETAEDEEVDRAISATMTQSIAGVVVLKFDPPGVAALKRLPSDIPVVALSGVRDVGVPQAVLDEARAAEELTAYLLGLGHRTVHHVRVPPSRREDGRTTGWRRALRKAGAPIPETHDAGWEPRTGMEIGRRLAEDPTVTAVFCGNDEIAMGVMRGLADAGLKVPDDVSVAGFDDHPLAEMWSPPLTTAEQDFAGLGRRGFQLLLHVIDDSSDRLYSSERPRLILRESTARPNVDRLRAGPTSAAEADAEGAADTADREARGA from the coding sequence ATGAGCGCCAAGAACGCCACGATCGCGGATGTCGCGGCGCGCGCTGGTGTGTCCGTTCCCACGGTCTCGCGGGTGCTCACGGGGGCCGCGCGCGTCAGCCCGGCCAAGGTCGAGCGCGTCGAGGCGGCCATCGCCGAACTCAACTTCCGGCCGAGCGCCGCCGCCCGCACGCTCGCCTCGCGACGCTCGCAGGTCATCGCGGTCATCGCCGGAGACACGTCGAGGTACGGCTACGCCGAGACGATCCGCGGCGTCGAGGTCGCGGCCAGGGCATCCGGGTACACGGTCATGATCACCGTCGTCGAGACCGCAGAAGACGAAGAGGTCGACCGGGCGATCTCGGCCACGATGACGCAGTCCATCGCGGGCGTCGTGGTGCTGAAGTTCGACCCGCCCGGCGTTGCGGCGCTGAAGCGCCTGCCGTCGGACATCCCGGTCGTCGCCCTCTCTGGGGTGCGCGACGTCGGCGTGCCCCAGGCGGTGCTCGACGAGGCCCGTGCGGCCGAGGAGCTCACGGCGTACCTGCTCGGCCTCGGGCACCGCACCGTGCACCACGTGCGCGTGCCCCCGTCGCGGCGTGAGGACGGCCGAACCACCGGATGGCGTCGCGCGCTCCGCAAGGCGGGCGCCCCGATCCCCGAGACGCACGATGCCGGCTGGGAGCCGCGCACGGGCATGGAGATCGGCCGGCGCCTCGCTGAAGATCCGACGGTGACCGCCGTGTTCTGCGGCAACGACGAGATCGCGATGGGCGTGATGCGCGGCCTCGCCGACGCCGGACTCAAGGTGCCCGACGACGTCTCGGTCGCGGGCTTCGACGACCACCCGCTGGCCGAGATGTGGTCGCCGCCGCTCACCACCGCAGAGCAGGACTTCGCAGGGCTCGGCCGCCGGGGGTTCCAGCTGCTGCTGCACGTCATCGACGACTCGAGCGATCGGCTCTACTCCTCGGAGCGGCCGCGGCTCATCCTCCGCGAGAGCACGGCCCGTCCGAACGTCGATCGCCTCCGCGCCGGGCCGACGTCGGCCGCTGAGGCCGATGCGGAAGGCGCGGCAGACACGGCAGATCGCGAGGCGCGAGGGGCCTGA
- a CDS encoding glycoside hydrolase family 36 protein yields MTEQLSWGSLALAFRLEWSADAPVRITEITSDGRPHPVYAVPLVEILTVGQGRLPASDRLAHTELGSQLRHVGHEATADRLTNRLTIRQAGPGVEAVSVFEQFAAAPDAVRATVTVTAVGAEPVVLRSVASWSAGFTARDGSSLEKLDGWHRISGTSDWLGEGRWTREALRGPDFPLLAEGLTGHNPRGAWAVTSDGTWSTGRDLPVGGAESRDERLALLWQIEHNGAWRWEIGEDTDGGYFSLSGPTDTDSSWTKVLAPGDTFTTVPVAIAVGADFEQAVAALTDYRRAARRSHPDNTAMPVVFNDYMNTLDGDPTTEKLLPLVAAAAEVGAEIFCIDAGWYDDSGHWWDTVGEWLPSTTRFPGGLGEVIDAIRDAGMTPGLWLEPEVIGVRSPIADELPREAFLLRHGQRIVEHHRYHLDLRHPAAIAHLDGVVDRLVRDFGVGFFKFDYNINPGAGTDHDADSVGDGLLEHNRAHLAWLDRMLDRHPELVIESCSSGAMRMDFAMLSRLAMQSTSDQQDFTKFPPIAAAAPMSLLPEQAASWAYPQPGMSDEEVAFCLVTGLLGRFYVSGYLNRMDDRGRGLVAEAVAAAKALRPELLAGHPYWPSGMPGWNDAWVSLGLRGAGADLVSIWRRDGSTSTDLSFPHLAGEDVTVEAVFPTDLPAWQTAWDAATGTLTVRANDGELAARTLRLTTDTPSRAQRTASQPVTGPTGRIG; encoded by the coding sequence GTGACCGAACAGCTGAGCTGGGGGAGCCTCGCTCTCGCGTTCCGCCTCGAGTGGAGCGCCGATGCTCCGGTGCGCATCACCGAGATCACGAGCGACGGTCGCCCCCACCCGGTCTACGCCGTGCCGCTGGTCGAGATCCTCACCGTCGGGCAGGGCCGGCTCCCGGCATCCGATCGGCTCGCGCACACCGAGCTCGGCTCGCAGCTGCGCCACGTCGGCCACGAGGCGACCGCCGACCGACTCACGAACCGACTCACGATCCGCCAGGCCGGGCCCGGCGTCGAGGCCGTCTCGGTGTTCGAGCAGTTCGCGGCCGCGCCCGACGCGGTGCGTGCGACGGTGACGGTGACGGCCGTCGGCGCCGAGCCGGTCGTGCTGCGCTCGGTCGCCTCGTGGTCGGCCGGGTTCACGGCCCGCGACGGCTCCAGCCTCGAGAAGCTCGACGGCTGGCACCGCATCTCGGGCACGAGCGACTGGCTCGGCGAGGGCCGCTGGACCCGCGAGGCGCTTCGGGGCCCCGACTTCCCGCTGCTCGCCGAGGGCCTCACCGGGCACAACCCGCGCGGCGCGTGGGCGGTCACCTCCGACGGCACGTGGTCGACGGGCCGCGACCTGCCGGTGGGCGGTGCCGAATCGCGCGACGAGCGCCTCGCACTGCTCTGGCAGATCGAGCACAACGGCGCCTGGCGGTGGGAGATCGGCGAGGACACCGATGGCGGCTACTTCAGCCTCTCGGGCCCGACCGACACCGACTCCTCGTGGACCAAGGTGCTCGCACCCGGCGACACCTTCACCACCGTGCCGGTCGCGATCGCCGTCGGCGCCGACTTCGAGCAGGCGGTCGCCGCGCTCACCGACTACCGCCGCGCCGCGCGCCGCAGCCACCCCGACAACACCGCCATGCCGGTCGTGTTCAACGACTACATGAACACGCTCGACGGCGATCCGACCACCGAGAAGCTGCTGCCGCTGGTGGCCGCGGCCGCCGAGGTCGGCGCCGAGATCTTCTGCATCGACGCCGGATGGTACGACGACAGCGGGCACTGGTGGGACACCGTCGGCGAGTGGCTGCCGTCGACCACGAGGTTCCCCGGCGGGCTCGGCGAGGTCATCGACGCGATCCGCGATGCGGGCATGACACCCGGCCTCTGGCTCGAGCCCGAGGTCATCGGCGTGCGCAGCCCGATCGCCGACGAACTTCCCCGAGAGGCGTTCCTGCTCCGACACGGTCAGCGCATCGTGGAGCACCACCGCTACCACCTCGACCTGCGGCATCCGGCGGCCATCGCCCACCTCGACGGCGTCGTCGATCGCCTCGTGCGGGACTTCGGCGTCGGCTTCTTCAAGTTCGACTACAACATCAACCCGGGCGCCGGCACCGACCACGACGCCGACAGCGTCGGCGACGGGCTGCTCGAGCACAACCGGGCGCACCTCGCCTGGCTCGACCGCATGCTCGACCGGCATCCCGAACTCGTCATCGAGAGCTGCTCGTCGGGTGCCATGCGCATGGACTTCGCCATGCTGTCGCGCCTCGCGATGCAGTCGACCTCCGACCAGCAGGACTTCACGAAGTTCCCGCCGATCGCCGCGGCCGCGCCCATGTCGCTGCTGCCGGAGCAGGCGGCGAGCTGGGCGTACCCGCAACCCGGCATGTCCGACGAGGAGGTCGCGTTCTGCCTCGTCACGGGCCTGCTCGGACGCTTCTACGTGTCGGGCTACCTCAACCGCATGGACGACCGCGGGCGCGGACTCGTCGCCGAGGCGGTCGCCGCGGCGAAGGCGCTGCGCCCCGAGCTGCTCGCCGGCCACCCGTACTGGCCCTCCGGCATGCCGGGGTGGAACGACGCCTGGGTGAGCCTCGGGCTCCGCGGCGCCGGCGCCGACCTCGTCTCGATCTGGCGCCGTGACGGCTCGACGTCGACCGACCTGTCGTTCCCGCACCTCGCGGGCGAAGACGTGACCGTCGAGGCCGTCTTCCCGACCGACCTCCCCGCCTGGCAGACCGCATGGGATGCCGCGACGGGAACCCTGACCGTGCGCGCGAACGACGGGGAACTCGCCGCGCGCACCCTTCGCCTCACCACCGACACCCCGAGTCGGGCACAGAGGACTGCATCACAGCCGGTCACCGGACCCACCGGGCGCATCGGATAA
- a CDS encoding MBL fold metallo-hydrolase: MVGTAGGSGVRDGVRVHRMTERIHFAHTEHVNWVIYAGADGVTLVDSGYAGQRVLLEASLDAIGVGPADVAAVLITHGHADHLGGAAWLAEEFGTPVHAHPLELANVRRDILEQASTARVLRNAWRPGVAAWASAIVPLLDGRAGLGVPSVTAPPMRGELVDVPGHPRMRLIDGHTSGHAVFEFDDEGVLAVGDALVTRHRTSPLQGPQLLASMFHRDAERARATVGAIGWSTARVVLPGHGEAWIGPASAAAEAALDAGAAF; this comes from the coding sequence ATGGTCGGCACGGCTGGCGGCAGCGGGGTTCGCGACGGCGTGCGCGTTCACCGCATGACCGAGCGCATCCACTTCGCGCACACCGAGCACGTGAACTGGGTGATCTACGCGGGCGCCGACGGCGTCACGCTCGTCGACTCCGGTTATGCGGGCCAGCGGGTGCTGCTCGAGGCATCCCTCGACGCGATCGGCGTCGGGCCGGCGGATGTCGCGGCGGTGCTCATCACCCATGGCCACGCCGATCACCTCGGCGGGGCCGCGTGGCTCGCAGAGGAGTTCGGCACGCCCGTGCACGCCCACCCGCTCGAGCTCGCGAACGTGCGCCGCGACATCTTGGAGCAGGCGAGCACCGCGCGGGTGCTGCGCAACGCGTGGCGGCCGGGCGTCGCGGCGTGGGCGAGCGCGATCGTGCCGCTCCTCGACGGCCGCGCCGGCCTCGGAGTGCCGAGCGTGACGGCGCCGCCGATGCGCGGCGAGCTCGTCGACGTGCCGGGGCATCCGCGCATGCGACTCATCGACGGGCACACCAGCGGGCACGCGGTGTTCGAGTTCGACGACGAGGGCGTGCTCGCCGTCGGCGACGCGCTCGTCACCCGGCACCGCACCTCGCCGCTGCAGGGGCCGCAACTGCTGGCGTCGATGTTCCATCGCGACGCCGAGCGGGCGAGGGCGACCGTCGGTGCCATCGGCTGGTCGACCGCCAGGGTCGTGCTGCCCGGACACGGCGAGGCGTGGATCGGGCCGGCGAGCGCGGCCGCCGAAGCGGCGCTCGACGCGGGCGCAGCGTTCTGA
- a CDS encoding ATP-dependent Clp protease ATP-binding subunit: MPEDFNPEAGASSFDEFLSRYLAGEQARQARSIDLSRFLTARTQGILQKAGRFALERGQTELDALHILRVIVEDDSVKQAVARIGVAPERLITATEARLPAASDVADINAATITPSASRALFHSYQVARSAGSTYIDPEHLFFALVLGQDAPAGQVLARAGVTAEALTQGMRETVEAGFDGDDAEQYGANGAGSEASATPMLDKFGTDLTALAENGELDPVIGRVDEIEQTIEILSRRTKNNPVLIGEAGVGKTAIVEGLARAIVEESVPEALLEKRVISLDLPGMLAGTRYRGDFEERLTKTMEEIAAHKGELIIFIDEIHTVVGAGGSGDGGTDAGNILKPRLARGDLHLVGATTLKEYRTIEKDPALERRFQPVRVGEPSIEDAVLILRGLRSAYEEHHGVEYTDAALRASVELSARYLTDRVLPDKAIDLIDQAGARLRLKLGMKTDVSALIARLADLEADKNAAVSAEHYEEASRIRDEISKVQERLDRATSAGRVATQERIETSASEGFDTRAPSSLATQPATTIDEPEIAAVISRATGIPVNRLTETERERLGDLEGELHARVIGQDDAVTAVAKAVRRSRTGMGDARRPVGSFLFLGPTGVGKTELARALADRLFDDEGAIIRFDMSEFGERHTVSRLVGAPPGYVGYDEAGQLTERVRRNPYSIVLFDEIEKAHPDVFNLLLQVLDDGRLTDGQGRTVDFRNTVIVMTSNLGSEFLASRSGALGFVASTDGSGFSSAADVRNRVMGKVREAMRPEFLNRIDEIVLFQKLGADELSQIVRLMLGATSARLAAREVEFEVTDAAVALLAERGYEPEYGARPLRRVIQREVDDRIADLFVSGALGDGEGVRVDAADGEFVIVPVPRATVTVPLAA, from the coding sequence GTGCCCGAAGACTTCAACCCCGAAGCCGGTGCGAGCTCGTTCGACGAGTTTCTGAGCCGGTATCTCGCGGGTGAGCAGGCTCGCCAGGCTCGGTCGATCGACCTCAGCCGGTTCCTGACCGCCCGCACGCAAGGCATCCTGCAGAAGGCAGGACGCTTCGCGCTCGAGCGCGGCCAGACCGAGCTCGACGCCCTGCACATCCTGCGCGTGATCGTCGAGGACGACAGCGTGAAGCAGGCCGTCGCCCGCATCGGCGTCGCCCCCGAGCGGCTCATCACCGCGACCGAGGCGCGCCTGCCCGCGGCATCCGATGTCGCCGATATCAACGCGGCCACGATCACCCCGAGCGCTTCCCGCGCGCTGTTCCACAGCTACCAGGTGGCGCGCTCGGCCGGCTCGACCTACATCGACCCCGAGCACCTCTTCTTCGCGCTCGTGCTGGGGCAGGACGCCCCCGCCGGCCAGGTGCTGGCGCGCGCCGGCGTCACCGCCGAGGCGCTCACGCAGGGCATGCGCGAGACCGTCGAGGCCGGGTTCGACGGTGACGACGCCGAGCAGTACGGTGCGAACGGCGCCGGCTCCGAGGCATCCGCGACCCCGATGCTCGACAAGTTCGGCACCGACCTCACCGCCCTCGCCGAGAACGGCGAGCTCGACCCCGTGATCGGACGCGTGGACGAGATCGAGCAGACCATCGAGATCCTCAGCCGCCGCACGAAGAACAACCCCGTGCTGATCGGCGAGGCCGGCGTCGGCAAGACGGCGATCGTCGAGGGCCTGGCGCGCGCGATCGTCGAGGAGTCGGTGCCCGAGGCCCTGCTCGAGAAGCGCGTCATCTCGCTCGACCTGCCCGGCATGCTCGCCGGCACCCGCTACCGCGGCGACTTCGAGGAGCGCCTCACCAAGACCATGGAGGAGATCGCCGCGCACAAGGGCGAGCTCATCATCTTCATCGATGAGATCCACACGGTCGTCGGTGCGGGCGGCTCCGGCGACGGCGGCACCGACGCCGGCAACATCCTGAAGCCCCGCCTCGCGCGCGGCGACCTGCACCTCGTGGGCGCGACCACGCTCAAGGAGTACCGCACCATCGAGAAGGACCCCGCCCTCGAGCGCCGGTTCCAGCCGGTTCGCGTCGGCGAGCCCTCGATCGAGGACGCGGTGCTCATATTGCGGGGCCTGCGCTCGGCATACGAGGAGCACCACGGCGTCGAGTACACGGATGCCGCGCTGCGGGCCTCCGTCGAGCTCTCGGCCAGGTACCTCACCGACCGCGTGCTGCCCGACAAGGCCATCGACCTCATCGACCAGGCCGGGGCGCGCCTGCGCCTCAAGCTCGGCATGAAGACGGATGTCTCCGCGCTCATCGCGCGGCTCGCCGACCTCGAGGCCGACAAGAACGCCGCCGTGAGCGCCGAGCACTACGAGGAGGCCTCGCGCATCCGCGACGAGATCTCGAAGGTGCAGGAGCGACTCGATCGGGCGACGTCCGCCGGTCGAGTAGCGACGCAGGAGCGTATCGAGACCAGCGCCAGCGAGGGTTTCGATACGCGTGCTCCTTCGTCGCTCGCTACTCAACCGGCGACGACCATCGACGAGCCCGAGATCGCCGCGGTGATCTCGCGGGCCACCGGCATTCCGGTGAACCGCCTCACCGAGACCGAGCGCGAGCGCCTCGGCGACCTCGAGGGCGAGCTGCACGCGCGCGTCATCGGCCAGGACGACGCGGTCACCGCGGTCGCGAAGGCCGTGCGCCGCAGCCGCACCGGCATGGGCGACGCGCGTCGACCGGTCGGGTCGTTCCTGTTCCTCGGCCCGACGGGCGTCGGCAAGACGGAGCTGGCGCGTGCGCTGGCAGACCGCCTGTTCGACGATGAGGGTGCGATCATCCGCTTCGACATGAGCGAGTTCGGCGAGCGGCACACGGTGTCGCGCCTCGTCGGCGCCCCTCCCGGATACGTCGGCTACGACGAGGCCGGGCAGCTCACCGAGCGCGTGCGGCGCAACCCGTACTCGATCGTGCTCTTCGACGAGATCGAGAAGGCGCACCCCGACGTGTTCAACCTGCTGCTGCAGGTGCTCGACGACGGACGCCTGACCGACGGCCAGGGCCGCACGGTCGACTTCCGCAACACGGTGATCGTGATGACCTCGAACCTCGGTTCGGAGTTCCTCGCGTCGCGCTCGGGTGCGCTCGGGTTCGTCGCGTCGACGGATGGCTCGGGCTTCAGCTCCGCCGCTGACGTGCGCAACCGCGTCATGGGCAAGGTGCGCGAGGCCATGCGCCCCGAGTTCCTGAACCGCATCGACGAGATCGTGCTGTTCCAGAAGCTCGGCGCTGACGAGCTGTCGCAGATCGTGCGCCTCATGCTCGGTGCCACCTCCGCTCGCCTCGCGGCCCGCGAGGTCGAGTTCGAGGTGACGGATGCCGCGGTCGCACTGCTTGCAGAACGCGGCTACGAGCCCGAGTACGGCGCCCGACCCCTGCGTCGCGTGATCCAGCGCGAGGTCGACGACCGCATCGCGGACCTCTTCGTCTCGGGCGCGCTCGGCGACGGCGAGGGCGTGCGGGTGGATGCCGCAGACGGCGAGTTCGTGATCGTGCCTGTGCCCCGGGCGACGGTGACGGTGCCGCTGGCGGCCTAG
- a CDS encoding ABC transporter substrate-binding protein, with product MKNRFRGAAVIAAVAALTLAGCSDPGAGGGDAAPADWPAQDADLSGTTLTIWAAQNSNTVPESVVEGFEELTGAEVDVVTIPDPYEQSVQTKVATGDTPDLAFWQPTASMLTALNASTNLQPLDDAPWLDSYKPELRDITGILDDTRYAALITTPAVEGVYYNKEVFAANGITDVPANWDEFVQAGRDLKAKGVTPFFDFGGGTPWATQWWVQVQLADAAKDGLWERVNANEETFTDPTIQGAIDTYDDLIAEGLFNENLKTATFEDQGPALLSGDAAMAVQVNSFFGQLQSLADTAELDEKIGFFPISPSGNVGTFIPDQSNALVAFKTGDAKREAGARQLLSYWLGDGYADFVEAQSTVSLQTDVDSSAEVPQALLAVSDSLADSVGSMQALAIANPDLYLNLGDLIQGTMTTAEVGEATQKQFAELAKAIGASGF from the coding sequence ATGAAGAACAGGTTCCGCGGCGCGGCCGTCATCGCCGCCGTCGCAGCACTCACCCTCGCCGGTTGTTCCGACCCCGGCGCCGGAGGCGGCGACGCCGCCCCCGCCGACTGGCCGGCGCAGGACGCCGACCTCTCGGGCACGACCCTCACGATCTGGGCCGCCCAGAACTCGAACACCGTTCCCGAGAGCGTGGTCGAGGGCTTCGAGGAGCTCACGGGCGCCGAGGTCGACGTCGTCACGATCCCCGACCCGTACGAGCAGAGCGTGCAGACGAAGGTCGCGACCGGCGACACGCCCGACCTCGCGTTCTGGCAGCCGACCGCGTCGATGCTGACCGCGCTGAACGCGTCGACCAACCTGCAGCCGCTCGACGACGCGCCCTGGCTCGACTCGTACAAGCCCGAGCTGCGCGACATCACCGGCATCCTCGACGACACCCGCTACGCCGCCCTCATCACGACCCCCGCGGTCGAGGGCGTGTACTACAACAAGGAGGTGTTCGCGGCGAACGGCATCACTGACGTCCCCGCGAACTGGGACGAGTTCGTGCAGGCCGGCCGCGACCTCAAGGCGAAGGGCGTCACCCCGTTCTTCGACTTCGGCGGCGGTACGCCGTGGGCGACCCAGTGGTGGGTGCAGGTGCAGCTCGCCGATGCCGCGAAGGACGGCCTGTGGGAGCGCGTGAACGCGAACGAGGAGACGTTCACCGACCCGACCATCCAGGGAGCGATCGACACCTACGACGACCTCATCGCCGAGGGCCTCTTCAACGAGAACCTCAAGACGGCGACCTTCGAAGACCAGGGTCCCGCGCTGCTCTCCGGCGACGCGGCCATGGCCGTGCAGGTGAACTCGTTCTTCGGCCAGCTGCAGTCGCTCGCCGACACCGCGGAGCTCGACGAGAAGATCGGCTTCTTCCCGATCTCCCCGAGCGGCAACGTGGGCACGTTCATCCCCGACCAGTCCAACGCCCTCGTCGCCTTCAAGACCGGTGACGCGAAGCGCGAGGCCGGCGCCCGCCAGCTGCTCTCGTACTGGCTCGGCGACGGCTACGCCGACTTCGTCGAGGCACAGTCCACGGTGTCGCTGCAGACGGATGTCGACTCCTCGGCCGAGGTGCCGCAGGCGCTCCTGGCCGTCAGCGACTCGCTCGCCGACTCGGTCGGCTCGATGCAGGCGCTCGCGATCGCGAACCCCGACCTGTACCTCAACCTGGGCGACCTGATCCAGGGCACGATGACCACCGCAGAGGTCGGCGAGGCGACGCAGAAGCAGTTCGCCGAGCTCGCCAAGGCGATCGGCGCATCGGGCTTCTGA
- a CDS encoding carbohydrate ABC transporter permease — MTLTTDSTRAIVTRGGGRSGARAGSGRTADADRPAGRTRHHLARVVQPIAAVLTAVLLLGIPFWLVIVTASKDQAEALNPNLSLPTEWRLFENFATVFTDGKMLPAFFGSLLVMVPSVLGVLVLGAMAAWVLARRSSRALAIVYALAISGIVLPPAVVTIVLLLRQLGLAGTPIGMICVYMGMYLSTVIFFVTGFVRTIPPELEEAARVDGASPVRVFITIILPLLMPVLATATILICLYIWNDVFYALFVVGGRLDTLPLNLYQVASSGLYLQNWHLIFAYIILMSLPLLITFMVAQRKIISGITSGAVK, encoded by the coding sequence ATGACCCTCACCACCGATTCGACCCGCGCGATCGTCACCCGAGGCGGCGGGCGCTCCGGCGCCCGTGCAGGCTCAGGCCGCACGGCCGACGCCGACCGGCCGGCGGGTCGCACCCGTCATCATCTCGCCCGCGTGGTGCAACCGATCGCCGCGGTGCTCACGGCCGTGCTGCTGCTCGGCATCCCGTTCTGGCTCGTCATCGTCACGGCGTCGAAGGACCAGGCCGAGGCGCTGAACCCGAACCTCAGCCTGCCCACCGAGTGGCGCCTCTTCGAGAACTTCGCGACGGTCTTCACCGACGGCAAGATGCTGCCCGCCTTCTTCGGCAGCCTGCTCGTCATGGTGCCGTCGGTGCTCGGCGTGCTCGTGCTCGGCGCGATGGCGGCCTGGGTGCTCGCCCGACGCTCGAGCCGTGCGCTCGCGATCGTCTACGCGCTCGCGATCAGCGGCATCGTGCTGCCGCCGGCCGTCGTCACGATCGTGCTGCTGCTGCGCCAGCTCGGACTCGCCGGCACCCCCATCGGCATGATCTGCGTGTACATGGGCATGTACCTGTCGACCGTGATCTTCTTCGTCACCGGCTTCGTGCGCACCATCCCGCCCGAGCTCGAGGAGGCGGCGCGCGTCGACGGGGCGTCGCCCGTGCGCGTGTTCATCACGATCATCCTGCCCCTGCTGATGCCGGTGCTCGCGACGGCGACGATCCTGATCTGCCTCTACATCTGGAACGACGTCTTCTACGCCCTGTTCGTGGTCGGGGGCAGGCTCGACACGCTGCCGCTCAACCTCTATCAGGTCGCCAGCTCGGGGCTCTATCTTCAGAACTGGCACCTGATCTTCGCCTACATCATCCTGATGAGCCTGCCGCTGCTGATCACGTTCATGGTCGCGCAGCGCAAGATCATCTCCGGCATCACGAGCGGTGCCGTGAAGTGA
- a CDS encoding DUF4440 domain-containing protein — protein sequence MTDPYEFLAWVNIDVVAAERAMLDGDDGPRRAIWSTQEPVSALGAWRTAVGRTQLVEEFEVLASTFSSCLAYEFDLLSYDVTDDFAYTTGYERIETSVDGVPRSFTLRSTQVYRHEADGWKIVHRHADILS from the coding sequence ATGACTGATCCCTATGAGTTCCTGGCCTGGGTGAACATCGATGTCGTGGCCGCCGAACGCGCAATGCTCGACGGCGACGACGGTCCGCGCCGGGCCATCTGGTCGACGCAGGAGCCGGTCAGCGCACTCGGGGCGTGGCGTACCGCGGTCGGGCGCACGCAGCTGGTCGAGGAGTTCGAGGTGCTCGCCTCGACGTTCTCGTCGTGCCTCGCGTACGAGTTCGACCTGCTCTCGTACGACGTGACCGACGACTTCGCGTACACCACCGGCTACGAGCGCATCGAGACCTCGGTCGATGGGGTGCCGCGCAGCTTCACCCTGCGGTCGACCCAGGTGTACCGTCACGAGGCCGACGGCTGGAAGATCGTGCACCGCCACGCCGACATCCTCTCGTGA
- a CDS encoding CU044_2847 family protein — protein MDIVRIDLDDGTHVLMPVSTTDPEQEVGFEEARIKIGQLLAGVKPFAEKLREELEDVVPDKTTVTFTVGVGWESGAFVSLIGGPTADFGVQVSVEWASKAE, from the coding sequence ATGGATATCGTTCGCATCGACCTCGACGACGGCACTCACGTGCTTATGCCAGTAAGCACCACCGACCCCGAGCAGGAGGTGGGATTTGAAGAGGCACGCATCAAAATTGGCCAACTACTAGCCGGGGTCAAGCCGTTCGCGGAAAAGTTGCGAGAAGAACTTGAGGACGTTGTACCGGACAAGACGACCGTTACTTTCACCGTTGGAGTTGGGTGGGAATCTGGCGCGTTTGTGAGCCTGATCGGCGGTCCGACTGCAGATTTTGGCGTGCAAGTCAGCGTCGAGTGGGCTTCGAAGGCCGAGTAG